Proteins from a single region of Deltaproteobacteria bacterium:
- a CDS encoding LLM class flavin-dependent oxidoreductase, which translates to MAKVSFGVEIHPYYDVPELMREITLAEELGYDQVWVGDSQLIWREMYVILGAAAQATSRMLLGSGVTNPVTRVSAVTASAAATLQELSGGRLTLGIGSGFTSVNTMGQRPATRARLEACVDEIRALCRGARVPAGSEDMRLMFAAPEKCPPIAVAASGPKMLRLAGRIGDGVILARVAMEGDMLARMLECVNDGRRQERRETEPFQTFLSVSAAVDEDGSKAVSVVRPHVARSILKPFWGLSPAAAAAAERMTGRYDNYQHLNPNAAHADAVPDDVVPEFALAGTPARCIETAQRMFDNGINQITIRPYAVDGRPRASMIRAFAEQVMQPMLRADR; encoded by the coding sequence ATGGCGAAAGTCTCCTTCGGCGTCGAGATTCATCCCTACTACGACGTGCCCGAACTGATGCGGGAGATCACGCTCGCCGAGGAGCTGGGCTACGACCAGGTGTGGGTGGGGGATTCCCAGCTCATCTGGCGCGAGATGTACGTGATCCTGGGCGCCGCGGCCCAGGCCACCTCCAGGATGCTTCTCGGAAGCGGCGTCACCAATCCCGTCACCCGGGTTTCCGCGGTCACCGCCAGCGCCGCGGCGACGTTGCAGGAGCTGTCCGGAGGACGCCTCACGCTGGGAATCGGCAGCGGCTTCACCTCGGTCAACACCATGGGCCAGCGGCCCGCCACGCGCGCCCGGCTGGAAGCCTGTGTCGATGAAATCCGCGCGCTGTGCCGCGGCGCGCGCGTGCCCGCCGGTTCCGAGGACATGCGCCTCATGTTCGCGGCGCCGGAGAAGTGCCCGCCCATCGCGGTGGCGGCCAGCGGACCCAAGATGTTGCGACTCGCCGGGCGCATCGGCGACGGGGTGATCCTGGCCCGGGTCGCCATGGAGGGGGACATGCTCGCGCGGATGCTGGAGTGCGTGAACGACGGCCGTCGGCAAGAGCGCCGGGAAACCGAGCCCTTCCAAACGTTTCTTTCGGTCTCCGCGGCCGTGGACGAGGACGGGTCCAAGGCGGTGTCGGTGGTGCGGCCGCACGTGGCCCGGTCCATCCTCAAGCCGTTCTGGGGGCTGAGCCCCGCGGCCGCCGCGGCGGCGGAACGGATGACCGGCCGCTACGACAACTACCAGCACCTGAACCCCAACGCCGCCCATGCCGACGCCGTGCCCGACGACGTGGTGCCGGAGTTCGCCTTGGCCGGCACCCCCGCCCGCTGCATCGAGACGGCCCAGCGCATGTTCGACAACGGCATCAACCAGATCACCATCCGTCCCTACGCCGTGGACGGCCGGCCCCGGGCCAGCATGATCCGCGCCTTCGCCGAGCAGGTGATGCAGCCCATGCTGCGCGCTGACCGATGA
- a CDS encoding amidohydrolase family protein, with the protein MSLFIDADAHVIENEQTWEFMAEEDRHLAPDLLVSQSTGLRYWRIDERVVPNTNIGLNTSAESRELVNVGARIAHMDELSVDIQVIYPTMFLRPLTARGDVERALCRAYNRWLAEIWKQGGGRLRWVVVAPLRSMDQAIEEIHFGKEHGACGVFMRGIEGGRLLSDDTLFPIYREAGDLDIPICVHAGGGSFDHYDLFLQDTFARFKLSTVGAFNNLIYKGVPDKFPDLRWCFVESTSQWVPYALNDLMIRTQAELAFRRKHADNALAAVRGAPRELANGNLLKENRIYVACQTTDDLSYVLEYAGEDNIIVGTDYGHADYSNDMEAIAKLSKDGVLAGGVADKILSENPARLYGLQD; encoded by the coding sequence ATGTCACTGTTCATCGACGCCGACGCGCACGTGATCGAGAACGAACAGACCTGGGAGTTCATGGCCGAGGAGGACCGCCACCTGGCGCCCGACCTGCTGGTGTCACAGAGCACGGGGCTGCGCTACTGGCGCATCGACGAGCGCGTGGTGCCCAACACCAACATCGGCCTCAACACTTCCGCGGAATCCCGCGAACTGGTCAATGTGGGGGCGCGCATCGCCCACATGGACGAGCTGTCCGTGGACATCCAGGTGATCTATCCGACCATGTTCCTGCGACCCCTGACCGCTCGCGGCGACGTGGAGCGGGCGCTCTGCCGGGCCTACAACCGCTGGCTGGCGGAGATCTGGAAGCAGGGGGGCGGGCGCCTGCGCTGGGTGGTGGTGGCGCCGCTGCGGTCCATGGACCAGGCCATCGAGGAGATCCACTTCGGCAAGGAGCACGGCGCCTGCGGCGTGTTCATGCGCGGCATCGAGGGCGGGCGGCTGCTCTCCGACGACACGCTCTTCCCCATTTACCGGGAGGCCGGCGACCTCGACATCCCCATCTGCGTGCATGCCGGCGGGGGCAGCTTCGACCACTACGACCTGTTCCTCCAGGACACGTTCGCGCGCTTCAAGCTGTCCACCGTGGGCGCGTTCAACAATCTCATCTACAAGGGTGTTCCGGACAAGTTTCCGGACCTGCGCTGGTGCTTCGTGGAATCCACGTCCCAATGGGTGCCCTACGCTCTGAACGACCTGATGATCCGCACCCAGGCGGAGCTGGCGTTCCGCCGCAAGCATGCGGACAACGCGCTGGCGGCGGTGCGCGGCGCGCCGCGGGAGTTGGCCAACGGCAACCTGCTCAAGGAGAACCGCATCTACGTGGCCTGCCAGACCACGGACGACCTGTCCTACGTGCTGGAATACGCCGGCGAGGACAACATCATCGTCGGCACCGACTACGGGCACGCGGACTACTCCAACGACATGGAAGCCATCGCCAAGCTGTCCAAGGACGGCGTGCTCGCCGGCGGCGTCGCGGACAAGATCCTGAGCGAGAACCCGGCACGGCTGTACGGCCTGCAGGATTGA
- a CDS encoding DMT family transporter, which translates to MGQPRRHAARAGVSLGAELLALSAAVAWGSEAILVRRGARYASVVLAALMGFVLSTVVLWSAIWLFLPLSLLYTRGTWYFIISGLIQPAIVRFLHYTGIVRLGASRAGPVRSVTPLFAIAIAFSFLGERPDAGVYLGSLLSVVGVWLTSSRREGESEWKAIHLAYPLGAAFLTAISQNFRKTGLLIMPNPYVATAVTITTSLVVFSLSLVATGQLHTLRGDRKCLPFYGTAAVVSATAQLLGYIALAEGDVSVVVPLINTNPLFIVLFSALFLRDLETINARVAAGALLIVTGIALITYR; encoded by the coding sequence GTGGGCCAACCGCGACGACACGCCGCTCGTGCTGGAGTAAGTCTGGGCGCCGAGCTACTAGCCCTGAGCGCGGCGGTGGCCTGGGGTTCCGAGGCGATCCTGGTGCGCCGCGGCGCGCGCTACGCCAGCGTCGTGCTCGCCGCGCTCATGGGCTTCGTGCTGAGCACGGTGGTGCTGTGGAGCGCCATCTGGCTCTTCCTTCCGCTAAGTCTGCTCTACACCCGAGGCACCTGGTACTTCATCATCAGCGGGCTGATTCAGCCGGCCATCGTCCGCTTCCTCCACTACACCGGCATCGTCCGCCTGGGCGCGTCGCGCGCCGGCCCGGTGCGCAGCGTGACGCCGCTGTTCGCCATCGCCATCGCCTTCTCGTTTCTCGGCGAACGGCCCGACGCCGGCGTCTACCTGGGGTCGTTGCTGAGCGTCGTCGGGGTCTGGCTCACCTCGAGCCGACGGGAGGGAGAGAGCGAGTGGAAGGCAATTCACCTGGCGTATCCGCTGGGCGCGGCCTTCCTCACGGCCATCTCGCAGAACTTCCGCAAGACCGGGCTCCTGATCATGCCCAACCCCTATGTCGCCACGGCGGTCACCATCACCACGTCGCTGGTGGTGTTCTCATTGAGCCTCGTGGCGACGGGGCAGTTGCACACCCTCCGGGGCGACCGGAAGTGCCTGCCGTTCTACGGCACCGCCGCCGTGGTCTCGGCCACCGCGCAACTGCTGGGCTACATCGCCCTGGCCGAGGGCGACGTGTCCGTGGTGGTGCCGCTCATCAACACGAACCCGCTCTTCATCGTGCTCTTCAGCGCGCTGTTCCTTCGGGACCTGGAGACCATCAACGCCCGCGTCGCCGCCGGCGCGCTGCTCATTGTCACCGGCATCGCGCTCATCACGTACCGTTGA
- a CDS encoding amidohydrolase family protein → MSSQESLPVIDADAHVIETEHTWDYLEPSEEKYRPSLFSSPQEPTLQYWVIDEKIRGFRFPTYSEQQLRDLSDQFGRNVESPQAARELDDVQLRLDHMEKLGVDVQVLHNTFWIEQITTKPDVEVALCRSWNRWLGDIYRQSQGRLRWSCVVPVLALDEAVAQMKQAQEDGAVAVCMRPLEGDRDMCDPYFYPVYQAASDLDMAVAVHIANGNPGNCDTYRPTTAGRFAMFRAPTVTSCLGLVMSEIPQVFPKLRWGFIEASSQWVPWIYLESENRYQAAGREFPKDLFAEYGIYVTCQTNDDIPYVLKYSGEGNLVIGTDYGHTDPSSEMDAILDLKKMDDISQERKDNILYHNPKALYGL, encoded by the coding sequence ATGTCCAGCCAGGAGAGCCTCCCCGTTATCGATGCGGACGCCCACGTGATCGAGACGGAGCACACGTGGGATTACCTGGAACCGTCGGAGGAGAAGTACCGCCCGTCGCTGTTCTCCTCGCCCCAGGAGCCCACGCTCCAGTACTGGGTCATCGACGAGAAGATCCGCGGGTTCCGCTTTCCGACCTACAGCGAGCAGCAACTGAGGGACCTGTCGGACCAGTTCGGACGGAACGTCGAGTCGCCGCAGGCCGCGCGCGAGCTGGACGACGTGCAGCTTCGGCTCGACCACATGGAAAAGCTCGGGGTCGATGTCCAGGTGCTGCACAACACTTTCTGGATCGAACAGATCACGACCAAGCCGGACGTGGAAGTCGCGCTGTGCCGGAGCTGGAACCGCTGGCTCGGCGACATCTACCGGCAGAGCCAGGGCCGGCTGCGCTGGTCGTGCGTGGTGCCGGTGCTGGCCCTGGACGAAGCGGTAGCGCAGATGAAGCAGGCCCAGGAAGACGGCGCGGTGGCGGTGTGCATGAGGCCGCTGGAGGGGGACCGGGACATGTGCGACCCGTACTTCTACCCCGTCTACCAGGCGGCCAGCGACCTGGACATGGCCGTCGCCGTGCACATCGCCAACGGCAATCCCGGCAACTGCGACACCTACCGTCCGACCACGGCGGGCCGCTTCGCCATGTTCCGGGCGCCCACGGTCACCTCGTGCCTGGGCCTCGTCATGAGCGAGATTCCCCAGGTGTTCCCGAAACTCCGGTGGGGCTTCATCGAAGCCTCCTCCCAGTGGGTGCCGTGGATCTACCTGGAAAGCGAGAACCGCTACCAGGCGGCCGGACGCGAGTTCCCCAAGGACCTGTTCGCCGAGTACGGCATCTACGTCACCTGCCAGACCAACGACGACATCCCTTACGTGCTCAAGTACTCGGGCGAGGGCAACCTGGTCATCGGCACCGACTACGGCCACACCGACCCGTCCAGCGAGATGGACGCCATCCTCGACCTGAAGAAGATGGACGACATCAGCCAGGAGCGGAAGGACAACATCCTGTACCACAACCCCAAGGCGCTGTACGGCCTTTAG
- a CDS encoding sulfurtransferase, giving the protein MAQAGYARPDLLTETDWLEQHLDDPDIRIVDCDPYDVYRRAHIKGAAGIRVHHYIKQPEYPTDPRKYPLVAPPDTAREVMESLGIGDETHVVAYDSNGSLWAARLWWVLNYYGHTKVTVLNGGWQKWFDEGRPATLDVPRPDAATFTPKANPDLVCTVDYGTAAVGNPDVVFLDVRSDGEWTGANNRGNKRAGRIPGAVHLEWLNFVHDKPYRTFKEAGELRSLLEQAGVPPDREVVTYUQGGIRAAHGVFVLTLLGYERARNYDGSMAEWANRDDTPLVLE; this is encoded by the coding sequence ATGGCACAGGCAGGCTATGCGCGCCCGGACCTGTTGACGGAGACGGATTGGCTGGAGCAGCATCTCGACGACCCGGACATCCGCATCGTCGACTGCGACCCCTACGACGTCTACCGCCGGGCGCACATCAAGGGCGCGGCGGGCATCCGCGTGCACCACTACATCAAGCAGCCGGAATACCCCACGGACCCGCGCAAGTACCCGCTGGTAGCGCCTCCGGACACGGCCAGGGAGGTCATGGAGAGCCTGGGCATCGGCGACGAGACGCATGTCGTGGCCTACGACAGCAACGGTTCGCTGTGGGCGGCGCGCCTGTGGTGGGTGCTGAACTACTACGGCCACACCAAGGTGACGGTGCTCAACGGCGGCTGGCAGAAGTGGTTCGACGAGGGCCGTCCGGCGACCCTGGACGTGCCCAGGCCGGACGCGGCCACCTTCACTCCCAAGGCCAATCCGGACCTGGTGTGCACCGTGGACTACGGCACCGCCGCCGTGGGCAACCCGGACGTGGTGTTCCTCGACGTGCGCTCGGACGGCGAGTGGACGGGGGCCAACAACCGCGGCAACAAGCGCGCCGGCCGCATACCCGGGGCCGTGCACCTGGAGTGGCTCAACTTCGTCCACGACAAGCCCTACCGGACCTTCAAGGAGGCCGGCGAGCTGCGCAGCCTGCTGGAGCAGGCGGGGGTTCCACCCGATCGTGAAGTGGTCACGTATTGACAGGGCGGCATCCGTGCGGCGCACGGAGTCTTTGTCCTGACACTGCTGGGTTACGAACGGGCACGCAACTACGACGGCTCCATGGCCGAGTGGGCCAACCGCGACGACACGCCGCTCGTGCTGGAGTAA
- a CDS encoding SDR family oxidoreductase, protein MGLLDQKVVVVTGGGNGIGRAYCLGIAREGGVPVAADIDGEGARSVAREVAGSGGQALGVQTDVADFGSCQAMAQAALEQFGRIDGLVNNAAIFMSVPVTRSGFQDIREEEWDRVMAVNVKGLWLCSRAVVPAMQERGQGSIVNIASNMAYNGGAGMMHYVVSKAAVVGFTRVLARELGPDNIRVNTLAPGSTASEPEPTEAALEDYERSASKRILQRIEKPEDVVGTALYLLSDLSAFVTGQAILVNGGANLH, encoded by the coding sequence ATGGGTCTGTTGGATCAGAAAGTCGTAGTCGTGACGGGCGGAGGCAACGGCATCGGCAGGGCGTATTGCCTGGGCATCGCGCGCGAGGGCGGCGTACCCGTAGCCGCCGACATCGACGGGGAGGGCGCCCGGTCCGTGGCCCGGGAGGTGGCCGGGAGCGGCGGCCAGGCCCTGGGCGTGCAGACGGACGTGGCCGACTTCGGAAGCTGCCAGGCCATGGCCCAGGCAGCCCTGGAACAGTTCGGCAGGATCGACGGACTCGTCAACAACGCCGCGATCTTCATGAGCGTGCCGGTGACGCGCTCGGGTTTCCAGGACATCCGCGAGGAGGAATGGGACCGGGTGATGGCGGTCAACGTGAAGGGACTGTGGCTGTGCAGCCGCGCGGTGGTCCCCGCCATGCAGGAGCGCGGACAGGGCAGCATCGTCAACATCGCCTCCAACATGGCCTACAACGGCGGCGCCGGCATGATGCACTACGTCGTGTCCAAGGCCGCCGTCGTGGGCTTCACGCGGGTGCTGGCGCGCGAGCTGGGTCCCGACAACATCCGCGTGAACACCCTGGCGCCGGGCTCCACGGCCAGCGAGCCGGAGCCCACGGAGGCCGCCCTCGAGGACTACGAGCGCTCGGCGTCCAAGCGCATCCTGCAGCGCATCGAGAAGCCGGAGGACGTGGTGGGCACCGCGCTCTACCTATTGTCCGACCTGAGCGCCTTCGTCACCGGCCAGGCCATTCTCGTGAACGGCGGCGCCAACCTGCACTAG
- a CDS encoding DUF5615 family PIN-like protein — protein sequence MRFKLDENLPAEMADLFNGAGHDAVTVLDEQMGGATDPDLATVCVQERRAIVTLDSDFSDIRTYRPSAYSGIVVFRLDNQARDHLLEIGARFLHQLSTGSLDGQLWIVEESRIRVRD from the coding sequence GTGCGGTTTAAGCTAGACGAAAACCTCCCCGCGGAAATGGCGGATTTGTTCAATGGGGCCGGCCATGATGCGGTCACCGTTCTCGATGAGCAGATGGGCGGTGCAACCGATCCGGATCTGGCGACCGTCTGTGTTCAGGAGCGCCGCGCAATCGTGACGCTCGATAGTGACTTTTCGGATATCCGAACGTACCGGCCCAGCGCATATTCGGGAATTGTCGTGTTTCGACTGGACAATCAAGCACGTGACCATCTTCTGGAAATTGGAGCACGGTTTCTTCATCAGCTTTCCACCGGCTCCCTCGATGGCCAACTCTGGATCGTGGAGGAATCGAGGATTCGGGTGCGTGATTGA
- a CDS encoding MFS transporter, translated as MNLVFLAAAHFLDHLFMLIFATVAALRLAHEWNMSYAALIPYATPGFVAFGVGAIVAGWIGDKWSRPGMITIFFVGIGVASILTALADTPFEIALGLLAVGIFAAIYHPVGIAMVIQGRRKTGIPIAVNGVFGNLGVAAAALLTGYLIDTGGWRSAFVVPGAVSVVLGIAYGVLVWARQGSGGAGLADDAGGPGGTSTVDAPTIARSTFIRVLCIIVFTTAIGGLVFQSTTFALPKIFDERLGDLAGSATAVGGYAFLVFAIAALAQLVVGYLVDRHSVRTVFAFVGGLQALFFALMYQLTGAAALVVSVAFMLVVFGQIPINDVLIGRITKSEWRSRVFALRYIVTFSVMASTLPVVAGIHAGWGFGALFVVMAVAGGGVLAAALMLPRAEAVVAQPVPA; from the coding sequence ATGAACCTCGTCTTCCTCGCCGCCGCGCACTTCCTCGATCATCTCTTCATGCTGATCTTCGCGACGGTGGCGGCCTTGCGCCTCGCGCACGAATGGAACATGAGCTACGCGGCCCTGATCCCCTATGCCACGCCCGGTTTCGTGGCCTTCGGGGTCGGCGCCATCGTGGCCGGGTGGATCGGCGACAAGTGGAGCCGGCCGGGCATGATCACCATCTTCTTCGTCGGCATCGGCGTGGCCTCGATTCTCACCGCGCTGGCCGACACGCCCTTCGAGATCGCGCTGGGGCTGCTGGCCGTCGGCATTTTCGCCGCCATCTACCACCCCGTCGGCATCGCCATGGTCATACAGGGACGGCGGAAGACCGGCATCCCCATCGCCGTCAACGGCGTCTTCGGCAACCTCGGGGTCGCCGCCGCCGCGCTGCTCACCGGCTACCTCATCGACACCGGCGGCTGGCGCAGCGCTTTCGTCGTGCCCGGCGCGGTCTCCGTCGTTCTCGGGATCGCCTACGGAGTCCTGGTATGGGCGCGGCAGGGGAGTGGGGGTGCGGGCCTGGCGGACGATGCCGGCGGCCCGGGCGGCACGTCCACGGTGGACGCGCCGACCATCGCACGTTCGACGTTCATCCGCGTCCTCTGCATCATCGTGTTCACCACCGCCATCGGCGGCCTCGTGTTCCAGAGCACCACCTTCGCGCTGCCGAAGATCTTCGACGAGCGGCTCGGCGATCTCGCCGGCTCCGCCACCGCCGTGGGCGGCTACGCATTTCTGGTGTTCGCCATCGCGGCCTTGGCCCAGCTCGTGGTGGGGTACCTCGTCGACCGCCACTCCGTGCGCACCGTGTTCGCCTTCGTCGGCGGCCTGCAGGCGCTGTTCTTCGCGCTCATGTACCAGCTCACCGGCGCCGCCGCGCTTGTGGTCTCCGTCGCCTTCATGCTCGTCGTCTTCGGCCAGATCCCCATCAACGACGTCCTCATCGGCCGCATCACCAAGAGCGAATGGCGCAGCCGCGTCTTCGCCCTGCGCTACATCGTGACCTTCTCCGTCATGGCCTCCACCTTGCCCGTGGTCGCCGGCATCCACGCGGGCTGGGGCTTCGGCGCCCTGTTCGTGGTGATGGCGGTGGCCGGGGGAGGCGTGCTTGCCGCCGCCCTGATGCTGCCGCGCGCGGAGGCGGTCGTCGCTCAACCCGTCCCCGCGTGA
- a CDS encoding rhomboid family intramembrane serine protease, translating to MTLAGREIIVRRTRDHRRAEEWALVLEAEGLAPRLLHTSSGWIISVPSQHLERAATELWAYESENRATEAEEDRPWPGRAPFYTGLGVAAGLLAFFFLAAWTQESVRWVEHGNASADWILRGQLWRTVTALTLHGDFPHVASNAVALVFFLTAVCRSLGPGFGAAMVLAVGALGNLFNAWFHGFDHHSVGASTAVFGALGLLGAIGVVERQRLGMQGRRAWIPLAAGVAILAMLGTGGPRVDLWAHFWGFGAGAGAGICAALFVERPETTTVQLRIGVAAAGAVVLCWIVALA from the coding sequence ATGACGCTCGCAGGAAGGGAAATCATCGTACGCAGGACGCGCGACCACCGCCGCGCCGAGGAGTGGGCGTTGGTGCTGGAAGCCGAGGGGCTGGCGCCTCGGCTGTTGCACACGTCCAGCGGATGGATCATCTCGGTGCCGTCCCAGCACCTGGAGCGGGCCGCCACGGAGCTGTGGGCGTACGAGAGCGAAAACCGCGCCACGGAGGCGGAAGAAGACCGCCCGTGGCCCGGTCGCGCTCCGTTCTACACGGGGCTCGGCGTCGCGGCGGGACTCCTGGCGTTCTTTTTCCTCGCCGCCTGGACTCAGGAATCCGTGCGCTGGGTCGAGCACGGCAACGCGTCGGCCGACTGGATCCTGCGCGGCCAACTGTGGCGCACGGTCACCGCCCTTACCCTGCACGGCGATTTCCCCCACGTAGCCTCCAACGCGGTCGCTCTTGTCTTCTTCCTGACCGCGGTGTGCCGTTCCCTGGGACCCGGGTTCGGCGCGGCCATGGTGCTGGCGGTGGGGGCGCTGGGCAACCTCTTCAACGCTTGGTTTCACGGCTTCGACCACCACTCCGTGGGCGCCTCGACCGCGGTGTTCGGCGCCCTGGGCCTGCTCGGCGCCATCGGCGTCGTCGAGCGCCAGCGCCTCGGGATGCAGGGACGCCGCGCCTGGATACCTTTGGCCGCGGGGGTAGCCATTCTCGCCATGCTCGGCACCGGCGGACCGCGCGTGGACCTGTGGGCGCACTTCTGGGGCTTCGGCGCCGGCGCGGGCGCGGGGATCTGCGCGGCCCTCTTCGTGGAGCGGCCGGAAACCACGACGGTTCAGCTCAGGATCGGTGTGGCGGCGGCGGGGGCGGTGGTGCTGTGCTGGATCGTAGCGTTGGCGTAG
- a CDS encoding DUF433 domain-containing protein, whose protein sequence is MNWREHITVDPEVCHGRACITGTRVLVATILDNLAAGLGSEEITKSYPSIRKESVQAAVCYAAELAKERTVALSE, encoded by the coding sequence ATGAACTGGCGAGAACACATCACCGTCGATCCCGAAGTCTGCCACGGGAGAGCCTGCATTACGGGCACGCGGGTCTTGGTCGCCACCATCCTCGACAATCTGGCGGCGGGTTTGGGTTCAGAGGAAATCACCAAGAGCTATCCTTCGATCAGAAAGGAGTCCGTGCAGGCAGCGGTGTGCTACGCCGCGGAGTTGGCCAAGGAACGGACGGTAGCGCTGTCCGAGTAG